The sequence AATTTCCGGGTCGCGTCGGCATAGTGAAAGCTAAAATACACCGACCAATCGAAGGAACTATCAAGACGGTAACGGTTAGCATGACCCCATCGGGGAGATATTTTGCGTCCGTCTTGACTGAGGTAGAAGGGGATAACCCACCGAGTAACACTGATGGTAATGTAATCGGGATTGACCTAGGTTTAAAGGACTTTGCTATTGTCAATGATGGTGTTAAGACCTCTAAGTTTGCTAATCCTAAACATTTAGCTAAACATGAGCGTAACCTTAAGCGCAAGCAACGGAAATTAGACAGAAAGGAGAAAGGAAGCAAGTCAAGAGATAACGCCAGGAAACTGGTGGCTAGGGTTCACGAACGAGTATCAAATGTCCGTCAAGACTACCTGCATAAGCTGTCCAGAAAGCTTGTTGACGAAAACCAAGTCATCGTAGTCGAAAGCCTAAATACGCTTGGCATGGTTCGTAACCACAAACTAGCTGCATCTATTTCTGATGTAGGCTGGGGAATGTTTGTCAATTTCCTATCGTACAAGCTTGAATTTGAGGGTAAGGTATTGGTAGAAATTGACCGATGGTTTCCTAGTTCTAAACTCTGCTCAAACTGCCATTATCAAGTGAAGGAGATGCCCTTAGAGGTTAGGGAATGGACTTGCCCTAGCTGTGGCACTCACCACGATAGAGACGGTAATGCCTCAGCAAATATCAGAGCAGAAGGCATCAGAATCTTATCGGTCTCAGGGACTGGGACTGCTGCTGACGGAGGGGAAGTAAGACCAAAGCTTGGGCGTAAGTCTAAGCTGCGGCATTCCCCAGCGAAATCAGAAGCCCACGCTGTACTGAAAGTCAGCGATGGGTAGTTCACTTCCGAAGCCTCTGTAACGATTTAGCTCT comes from Coleofasciculus chthonoplastes PCC 7420 and encodes:
- a CDS encoding RNA-guided endonuclease TnpB family protein translates to FPGRVGIVKAKIHRPIEGTIKTVTVSMTPSGRYFASVLTEVEGDNPPSNTDGNVIGIDLGLKDFAIVNDGVKTSKFANPKHLAKHERNLKRKQRKLDRKEKGSKSRDNARKLVARVHERVSNVRQDYLHKLSRKLVDENQVIVVESLNTLGMVRNHKLAASISDVGWGMFVNFLSYKLEFEGKVLVEIDRWFPSSKLCSNCHYQVKEMPLEVREWTCPSCGTHHDRDGNASANIRAEGIRILSVSGTGTAADGGEVRPKLGRKSKLRHSPAKSEAHAVLKVSDG